One Candidatus Campbellbacteria bacterium genomic region harbors:
- the secE gene encoding preprotein translocase subunit SecE, producing MSRFIQYLKDTQTELKHVSWPTRAQAIAFTIVVVAISVFTAAYLGAFDALFTFLVQKFLI from the coding sequence ATGTCACGTTTCATTCAATATCTTAAAGACACCCAAACAGAACTCAAACATGTGAGTTGGCCAACACGCGCACAAGCAATTGCGTTTACAATTGTCGTTGTGGCGATTTCTGTCTTCACTGCAGCGTACCTCGGTGCATTTGATGCACTCTTTACATTCTTGGTCCAGAAGTTTCTTATCTAA
- the nusG gene encoding transcription termination/antitermination factor NusG: MNQQKVQKQHDQGRNWYAIHTYAGYEDAVVRNLKQRVESLGMEDKIFNVLVPTEKKIKVKRGKRVEEEEKVYPGYILVDMIVTDDSWYVVRNTPRVTGFVGSGVQPVPLKQDEIDELFGRMKADMPMHLIDFEQDDRLIIVDGPFKDFEGRVSEVDRQRGKVKILVSMFGRETPVELDFLQVKKI, from the coding sequence ATGAATCAACAAAAAGTTCAAAAGCAACACGACCAAGGACGTAACTGGTATGCCATTCACACGTACGCTGGATACGAGGATGCCGTGGTGCGCAACCTCAAACAGCGAGTGGAATCTCTTGGTATGGAGGATAAAATTTTTAACGTGCTTGTTCCTACTGAGAAAAAAATAAAAGTAAAACGTGGCAAGCGTGTTGAAGAAGAAGAGAAGGTGTACCCAGGATACATTCTTGTGGATATGATTGTGACAGATGATTCATGGTACGTGGTTCGTAACACACCTCGCGTGACTGGTTTCGTTGGTTCGGGTGTGCAACCGGTTCCACTCAAACAAGATGAAATTGATGAGCTCTTTGGTCGCATGAAGGCAGATATGCCAATGCACCTTATTGATTTTGAACAGGATGATCGACTCATTATTGTTGATGGTCCATTTAAAGATTTTGAAGGACGTGTGTCTGAAGTTGATCGTCAGCGTGGAAAGGTAAAAATCCTTGTGTCCATGTTTGGACGCGAAACGCCGGTTGAATTGGACTTCTTACAGGTCAAAAAAATATAA
- the rplK gene encoding 50S ribosomal protein L11: MAKKILKTLKLQIAGGAATPAPPLGPALGQAGVNIGDFVTKFNAATQAMRGETVSVVLTVFEDRSYDFVLKSPPASSLLIKAAGVEKGSGNPLKPVGSVTKAQVREIAERKMADLNAHDIDAAMKIIEGSARSMGITVK; encoded by the coding sequence ATGGCCAAAAAAATACTTAAAACACTTAAATTACAGATTGCCGGAGGTGCGGCAACACCTGCGCCACCACTTGGACCTGCACTTGGTCAAGCTGGAGTGAACATCGGTGACTTTGTTACTAAGTTCAACGCAGCGACACAGGCAATGCGAGGTGAGACGGTATCAGTTGTGCTTACGGTTTTTGAAGACAGAAGTTATGACTTCGTTCTCAAGAGTCCACCCGCTTCAAGTTTGCTTATTAAGGCAGCGGGAGTAGAGAAGGGTTCAGGAAACCCTCTCAAACCAGTTGGTTCAGTAACGAAAGCACAGGTCCGCGAAATTGCAGAACGCAAAATGGCAGACCTCAACGCACACGACATCGACGCAGCAATGAAAATCATCGAAGGAAGTGCCCGAAGTATGGGAATTACCGTAAAATAA